One segment of Marvinbryantia formatexigens DSM 14469 DNA contains the following:
- the sigF gene encoding RNA polymerase sporulation sigma factor SigF, with translation MEHTHWLIERAHQGDKAAREQLVEENLGLVFTIAKRFTGRGTDVEDLFQIGSIGLLKAIDNFNLSYDVKFSTYAVPMIAGEIRRFLRDDGMLKVSRSLKETAGRAAAAREQLEKKLGREPTMEELSGEVGITREEIVLAMEAAAEVESLHRPVYQGDGTAIYLEDRIEEKESMNEKVLDNMVLTEVMEKLEPEEQFLIIMRYFKDKTQSQVAELLGRTQVQVSRMEKKILKKMRDALQ, from the coding sequence ATGGAGCACACCCATTGGTTAATTGAGAGAGCACACCAGGGGGATAAAGCTGCAAGAGAACAATTAGTGGAGGAAAATCTGGGACTTGTTTTTACCATCGCAAAGCGCTTCACCGGACGCGGAACGGACGTCGAGGACCTCTTTCAGATCGGCAGCATCGGGCTGTTAAAGGCAATCGACAATTTCAATCTTTCCTATGATGTGAAATTTTCCACCTACGCCGTCCCGATGATTGCCGGGGAAATCAGACGGTTTCTGCGGGATGACGGAATGCTGAAGGTCAGCCGTTCTCTGAAGGAGACGGCGGGCAGGGCGGCAGCGGCGCGTGAGCAGCTGGAAAAGAAGCTGGGGCGTGAGCCGACGATGGAGGAATTGTCTGGGGAGGTGGGAATCACGCGCGAGGAAATTGTGCTGGCGATGGAGGCTGCGGCGGAGGTGGAATCGCTGCACCGCCCGGTCTATCAGGGGGACGGCACGGCGATTTATCTGGAGGACAGGATTGAGGAAAAAGAGAGCATGAACGAAAAAGTGCTGGACAACATGGTGCTGACGGAAGTAATGGAGAAGCTGGAGCCGGAAGAACAGTTTCTCATTATCATGCGCTATTTTAAAGACAAAACGCAGTCGCAGGTGGCGGAGCTGCTTGGCAGGACGCAGGTGCAGGTATCACGCATGGAAAAGAAAATTTTGAAAAAAATGCGCGACGCTCTGCAATAA
- a CDS encoding hydrogenase subunit MbhD domain-containing protein — protein MQIFQYILLGFLVVCAISVSFSKSLLNSILIFMSYSLIMSIIWILLESPDLAITEAAVGAGVTSILFFVTLKKIHAMGEEDKDDE, from the coding sequence ATGCAGATTTTTCAGTATATTTTACTCGGCTTTCTGGTGGTATGTGCGATTTCTGTGAGCTTTTCCAAAAGCCTGCTGAATTCCATCCTCATTTTTATGTCCTACAGTCTGATTATGTCGATCATCTGGATACTTCTGGAATCGCCGGACCTTGCCATCACCGAGGCGGCGGTGGGAGCCGGTGTCACCAGTATTCTGTTTTTTGTGACCTTAAAGAAGATACACGCGATGGGAGAGGAGGACAAGGACGATGAGTAA
- a CDS encoding Na+/H+ antiporter subunit E, whose product MLLLFFLVWIIFNGAITAEILAFGVVIALFVFAFICKFMDYSIHKEIILYKKSVYFLWYVLTLIIEIVRANIAVIHLILSQREIAEPVMVTFRTSLRSRVARVILANSITLTPGTITVSLQGDRLVVHCLDKSLAEGMEDSVFVKMLEKLERTGE is encoded by the coding sequence ATGTTATTATTGTTTTTTCTGGTCTGGATTATTTTTAATGGAGCGATTACCGCCGAGATTCTTGCTTTTGGCGTAGTAATTGCTCTTTTCGTGTTTGCTTTTATCTGCAAATTCATGGACTACAGTATACACAAGGAGATCATTCTCTATAAAAAGAGCGTGTATTTTCTATGGTACGTGCTCACGCTGATTATTGAGATCGTCCGCGCAAACATCGCCGTCATTCATCTGATTCTGTCGCAGCGGGAAATTGCGGAACCTGTGATGGTCACATTCCGGACCAGCCTCAGGTCACGGGTGGCGCGGGTCATCCTGGCAAATTCCATCACGCTGACGCCGGGGACGATTACCGTGTCGCTGCAGGGAGACCGGCTGGTGGTCCATTGCCTGGACAAGAGCCTGGCAGAAGGAATGGAGGATTCCGTTTTCGTGAAAATGCTGGAAAAATTAGAAAGGACGGGTGAGTGA
- a CDS encoding complex I subunit 5 family protein: MNYSIWIIPAIFFPILCGAAVLILPVFRERTRLLRMTGISLAVTAVLALLVVTGGEQELLLWQFGENLKLYFRVDALGRLYAVLVSLVWVLAGVFSFEYMKHEQEEKRYFGFYLIVYGVLLALAFSGNLVTFYVFYEIMTLTSLPLVLHTRTREALMAGMKYLFYSLCGAYMVLLGIYFMNQYAATLDFTAGGSLDMARVSGNEGVLLVIAFFMILGFGVKAGMFPMHAWLPTAHPVAPAPASAVLSGLIVKAGVIGVIRTVFYVIGPDFLRGTWVQTTWLVLTLITVFMGSMLAYREKLLKKRLAYSTVSQASYILFGLALLQPQAMTGSLLHIVFHAIIKSCLFLSAGAIIYRTGKTQVDELTGIGKEMPVTIWCYTFASLALIGIPPASGFISKWYLATGSLESGISVFSWLGPVVLLISALLTAGYLLPITIKGFLPGADYDYKSLKKLEPAKTMTIPLAILAALAVLLGVFPNPLTAYVSGIAGAVL, from the coding sequence ATGAATTATTCTATCTGGATTATTCCGGCAATATTTTTTCCGATCCTCTGCGGCGCGGCGGTTCTGATTCTGCCCGTTTTCCGGGAGCGGACAAGACTTCTCCGTATGACGGGCATTTCACTGGCTGTGACGGCGGTTCTGGCGCTGCTTGTGGTGACCGGCGGGGAGCAGGAGCTGCTGCTCTGGCAGTTCGGGGAAAATCTGAAGCTTTACTTCCGGGTGGATGCGCTCGGCAGACTGTACGCTGTGCTGGTGTCGCTGGTGTGGGTGCTCGCCGGTGTGTTTTCCTTTGAATACATGAAGCATGAGCAGGAGGAAAAGCGTTATTTCGGGTTTTATCTGATCGTGTACGGCGTGCTGCTTGCGCTCGCCTTTTCCGGAAATCTGGTCACCTTCTATGTATTTTATGAGATTATGACATTGACGTCTCTTCCTCTGGTGCTTCACACGCGGACGCGGGAGGCGTTGATGGCGGGGATGAAATATCTGTTTTATTCCCTCTGCGGCGCGTACATGGTGCTGCTCGGCATCTATTTTATGAATCAGTATGCGGCGACACTGGATTTTACCGCCGGAGGTTCCCTTGATATGGCGCGGGTATCCGGCAACGAGGGTGTGCTGCTGGTCATTGCGTTCTTTATGATTCTCGGCTTCGGCGTAAAGGCGGGTATGTTTCCGATGCACGCCTGGCTGCCGACGGCGCATCCGGTCGCTCCGGCCCCGGCGAGCGCCGTGCTGTCCGGTCTGATTGTAAAGGCGGGTGTTATCGGCGTTATCCGCACGGTTTTCTATGTGATTGGTCCCGATTTCCTCCGCGGCACCTGGGTGCAGACCACCTGGCTGGTGCTGACGCTGATTACGGTGTTTATGGGTTCCATGCTCGCTTACCGCGAGAAGCTTTTAAAGAAGCGGCTCGCCTACTCGACGGTCAGCCAGGCGTCGTACATTCTGTTCGGTCTGGCGCTGCTGCAGCCGCAGGCGATGACGGGATCGCTTCTGCACATCGTGTTCCATGCCATCATCAAATCCTGCCTGTTTTTAAGCGCCGGCGCCATTATTTACCGCACCGGGAAAACGCAGGTGGACGAGCTGACCGGCATCGGCAAGGAAATGCCGGTGACCATCTGGTGCTATACTTTCGCGTCCCTGGCGCTGATTGGCATTCCGCCCGCAAGCGGCTTTATCAGCAAGTGGTACCTGGCGACCGGTTCCCTGGAATCGGGTATCTCCGTGTTTTCCTGGCTGGGACCGGTGGTGCTGCTTATCAGTGCGCTTCTGACGGCGGGCTATCTGCTTCCGATTACCATCAAAGGTTTTCTGCCGGGGGCGGATTATGATTACAAATCGCTGAAAAAACTGGAACCGGCAAAGACAATGACGATTCCGCTGGCAATCCTGGCCGCGCTGGCAGTGCTTCTGGGCGTGTTCCCGAACCCGCTGACGGCGTATGTTTCCGGAATTGCCGGCGCGGTGCTGTAA
- a CDS encoding complex I subunit 5 family protein produces the protein MAFVQNVPFFSIMISMFSGIVSSVLPGKAAKWLNTAAITVVGVMSAWLLGYMLETGGSYTYMMGHFPAPWGNEIRAGALEAAMALAFCIVMLLSMLGGRKKLDDEVEKSKHNIYYILTDLLLSSLLALIYTNDLFTAYVFVEINTISACGLIMIRQNGRTIEAAVRYMIMSLLGSGLLLMGICMLYDLTGHLLMSNIREQVEKIMEAGTYRIPMIITIGLITVGLSIKSALFPFHSWLPDAYGYSTVSSAAMLSSLVSKGYIFLLIKIFYRVIGFDIICASKIINVLFVFGLCGMIFGSVSAIMEKDVRRMISFSSVAQIGYIYMGFGLGTTEGVVASIFHILAHSATKSLLFISAIGLTDVSAGSRSFFALTGAGYRNKIAGVGFTVGSLSMVGVPIFAGFVSKLLFAEAAVLHPTMKMLPTLIVLAISTILNAIYFLKTVIRIYVPEKKSVIAEKGYTTVTMDKQKLYTFTIVMFVLLNMALGMMSEPILHIMQTGLSNFA, from the coding sequence ATGGCGTTTGTACAGAATGTCCCGTTCTTTTCCATCATGATTTCCATGTTTTCCGGCATCGTATCCTCGGTGCTGCCGGGAAAGGCGGCAAAGTGGCTGAACACGGCGGCAATCACCGTTGTCGGCGTGATGTCGGCGTGGCTTCTGGGCTACATGCTGGAGACGGGCGGGAGCTACACATATATGATGGGACATTTCCCGGCTCCCTGGGGCAACGAGATCCGTGCGGGCGCCCTGGAGGCGGCGATGGCGCTTGCTTTCTGCATCGTCATGCTGCTCTCGATGCTCGGCGGACGGAAAAAGCTGGATGACGAGGTGGAAAAGAGCAAGCACAATATCTACTATATCCTGACGGATCTGCTGCTCAGCTCCCTGCTGGCGCTCATCTACACGAACGATCTGTTTACCGCCTATGTTTTCGTGGAAATCAATACGATTTCCGCCTGCGGTCTGATCATGATACGCCAGAACGGAAGAACGATCGAGGCGGCGGTGCGCTATATGATTATGAGCCTTTTAGGCTCCGGTCTGCTGCTCATGGGTATCTGTATGCTCTACGACCTGACCGGGCATCTGCTGATGTCCAATATCAGGGAGCAGGTGGAGAAGATTATGGAGGCGGGCACCTACCGCATCCCGATGATTATCACCATCGGTCTGATTACGGTCGGTCTTTCCATCAAGAGCGCACTGTTTCCGTTTCATTCCTGGCTGCCGGACGCCTACGGATACTCGACGGTCTCCTCGGCGGCGATGCTGTCCAGCCTGGTATCCAAGGGTTATATATTCCTGCTGATTAAGATTTTTTACCGCGTAATCGGCTTTGATATCATCTGCGCCAGCAAAATCATCAATGTGCTGTTTGTGTTCGGTCTGTGCGGTATGATTTTCGGCTCGGTGAGCGCGATTATGGAAAAGGACGTCCGCAGGATGATTTCCTTCTCCTCGGTGGCGCAGATCGGTTACATCTATATGGGCTTCGGTCTGGGAACGACCGAGGGCGTGGTTGCCAGCATCTTCCATATCCTGGCGCACTCCGCTACCAAGTCGCTTCTGTTTATCTCGGCGATCGGTTTGACGGACGTATCGGCGGGCAGCCGCAGCTTCTTTGCACTGACGGGAGCTGGCTACCGCAACAAGATTGCCGGCGTCGGCTTTACCGTCGGTTCGCTCTCGATGGTCGGCGTGCCCATTTTTGCCGGGTTTGTCAGCAAGCTGCTGTTTGCGGAGGCGGCGGTGCTGCATCCGACCATGAAAATGCTGCCGACGCTGATCGTCCTGGCAATCAGTACGATTTTAAATGCTATTTATTTTCTGAAAACGGTTATCCGCATTTACGTGCCGGAGAAGAAGAGTGTGATTGCCGAAAAGGGCTATACGACCGTGACGATGGATAAGCAGAAGCTGTACACCTTTACCATTGTGATGTTTGTGCTGCTGAACATGGCGCTCGGCATGATGTCGGAGCCGATTCTGCATATCATGCAGACCGGGCTTTCAAATTTTGCGTAA
- a CDS encoding SpoVA/SpoVAEb family sporulation membrane protein: MADILKEKKNKAYNEYVKQVTPTHSLWSNMWHAFVTGGAICTLGQFIINMAMNLGADKKLAGTWCSVLLVLISVILTGCGIYQRLAKFGGAGTLVPITGFANSVAAPAIEFQKEGQVFGIGCKIFTIAGPVILYGIFSGWVLGLIYWMIA, encoded by the coding sequence ATGGCAGATATCTTAAAAGAAAAGAAAAACAAAGCGTACAACGAATACGTAAAGCAGGTGACGCCGACGCACAGTCTCTGGAGCAATATGTGGCATGCCTTTGTGACGGGTGGAGCCATCTGCACGCTCGGACAGTTTATTATCAATATGGCGATGAATCTGGGCGCGGATAAAAAGCTGGCGGGCACCTGGTGTTCCGTGCTGCTGGTGCTCATCAGCGTCATTCTGACGGGCTGCGGCATCTACCAGCGGCTGGCGAAATTCGGCGGCGCCGGAACGCTTGTGCCGATTACCGGCTTTGCAAATTCCGTGGCGGCTCCGGCAATCGAATTTCAGAAGGAGGGACAGGTATTCGGTATTGGCTGCAAGATTTTTACCATTGCCGGTCCGGTCATCCTTTACGGCATCTTTTCCGGGTGGGTGCTGGGGCTGATATATTGGATGATTGCGTAA
- a CDS encoding stage V sporulation protein AB → MMKTGLLIIIGAGGGVLVAAGVVALLVGLGIITRFAGISRTAVHTRLYESAILLGALYGNLLTVYGITPFTGRFMLAVVGLVAGMYVGAWIMALAEVINIFPIAARRIGLAKGISFIVISLALGKTIGSVLFFYMGW, encoded by the coding sequence ATGATGAAGACGGGACTGCTTATCATTATCGGAGCCGGCGGCGGTGTTCTGGTGGCGGCTGGCGTGGTCGCACTGCTGGTCGGGCTTGGCATTATCACGCGGTTTGCAGGAATCTCCCGCACAGCCGTGCATACAAGGCTCTATGAGAGCGCCATTCTGCTCGGCGCGCTGTACGGCAATCTGCTCACGGTATATGGCATAACACCGTTTACGGGCAGATTTATGCTGGCGGTCGTGGGGCTTGTGGCGGGGATGTACGTGGGAGCCTGGATCATGGCGCTGGCGGAAGTCATCAACATTTTTCCGATTGCGGCGCGGCGCATCGGGCTTGCGAAAGGCATCAGCTTCATCGTGATCTCCCTGGCGCTGGGGAAAACGATTGGAAGCGTATTATTCTTTTATATGGGGTGGTAG
- a CDS encoding STAS domain-containing protein yields MEDFFKINGTDLTVLLPAELDHHNAEMIKRGSDRLIQSNNIRRIIFDFRRTSFMDSSGIGMIMGRYKNIRFMGGAVAAVHVNDRILRILTLSGIYKVIDIYEGLPEQSQMF; encoded by the coding sequence ATGGAGGATTTTTTCAAGATTAACGGAACGGATCTGACGGTGCTTCTTCCGGCGGAGCTGGACCATCACAATGCAGAAATGATTAAGCGGGGGTCGGACAGGCTGATACAGAGCAACAACATCCGGCGGATTATTTTTGATTTCCGGCGGACAAGCTTTATGGACAGCTCCGGAATCGGAATGATCATGGGGCGGTACAAGAATATACGCTTTATGGGCGGCGCGGTGGCGGCGGTCCATGTAAATGACCGGATACTGCGGATTCTGACCTTATCCGGTATTTACAAGGTAATCGATATCTATGAGGGACTGCCGGAGCAGTCGCAGATGTTTTGA
- a CDS encoding cation:proton antiporter, with product MQILKWTQFILGTGMLFLGLLTFVVQLLGVFKFKYVLNRMHAAAMGDTLGIGISLIGLMILSGFNFTTLKMGLVVVFLWCASPVSSHLISRLEATTNPHLDNYCEVSGEVKEKLEEENNMQKEEA from the coding sequence ATGCAGATTCTTAAATGGACACAGTTTATTCTTGGCACCGGGATGTTGTTTCTCGGTCTGCTGACATTCGTTGTGCAGCTTCTCGGCGTATTTAAGTTCAAGTACGTACTAAACCGGATGCACGCGGCGGCGATGGGCGATACGCTCGGAATCGGTATTTCGCTGATTGGTCTGATGATTTTGTCGGGATTTAACTTTACGACGCTGAAAATGGGGCTGGTGGTCGTGTTTCTCTGGTGCGCCTCCCCGGTGTCTTCACATCTGATTTCCAGGCTGGAGGCGACGACGAATCCGCATCTGGACAATTACTGCGAGGTGTCCGGCGAGGTGAAGGAAAAGCTGGAGGAAGAAAATAATATGCAGAAGGAGGAAGCGTGA
- a CDS encoding monovalent cation/H+ antiporter complex subunit F, translating into MALIQAQAWVFTIALIVLAVMAVLCLIRAIIGPTIADRLVAVNMMGTMVMVIISILALRMNEGYLVDICLIYAMISFLAVVVLTKVYTGVYLEHRDHGRKLQEMEEKNGQETEREEEHADS; encoded by the coding sequence ATGGCTTTAATACAGGCACAGGCATGGGTATTTACCATTGCGCTGATTGTTCTTGCCGTCATGGCGGTGCTCTGTCTGATACGCGCAATTATTGGACCGACGATCGCAGACCGTCTTGTGGCGGTGAACATGATGGGGACGATGGTCATGGTCATCATTTCCATCCTTGCTCTACGCATGAATGAGGGATATCTGGTGGATATCTGTCTGATTTATGCGATGATCAGCTTTCTGGCGGTGGTCGTGCTGACAAAGGTCTACACCGGCGTTTATCTGGAGCACCGCGACCACGGCAGAAAACTGCAGGAGATGGAGGAGAAAAACGGACAGGAGACGGAAAGGGAGGAAGAACATGCAGATTCTTAA
- the mbhE gene encoding hydrogen gas-evolving membrane-bound hydrogenase subunit E — MSKQISEEEYKKRLLVRMRQWISGEKDPYLGNMEVVPQREYVPNEKKLQRYQRDHDRVRGRVYDTGHNPIYRFFQRFYRAAALICCLLLITILLVEVSYLPPVGSDHNPTNNEVAEKYIEDGLQDTGAVNIVTGMILDYRAFDTFGESNVLFIATCTVLILLRNDKKKGKESAEEEEKRDSFYEPKNDTILQGIASVLVPIIFIFGIYVILNGHLSPGGGFSGGAIIGAGLILYLNAFGFKKTERFFTEKTYKWVSFSALTFYCLAKSYSFFTGANHLESGIPLGTPGAILSSGLILPLNICVGLVVACTMYAFFALFRKGGF; from the coding sequence ATGAGTAAGCAGATTTCCGAGGAAGAATATAAAAAGCGGCTCCTGGTCCGTATGCGCCAGTGGATAAGCGGGGAGAAGGACCCCTACCTTGGCAATATGGAGGTCGTGCCGCAGCGGGAGTATGTGCCCAATGAGAAGAAATTACAGCGCTACCAGCGGGACCACGACCGGGTGCGGGGCAGAGTATACGATACCGGGCACAACCCAATCTACCGCTTTTTCCAGCGCTTTTACAGGGCGGCGGCGCTCATCTGCTGTCTGCTGCTGATTACCATTCTGCTGGTCGAGGTGTCGTATCTTCCGCCGGTCGGAAGCGACCACAATCCCACCAACAATGAGGTGGCGGAAAAATATATCGAGGATGGGCTGCAGGATACCGGGGCGGTGAATATTGTCACCGGCATGATTCTCGACTATCGTGCGTTTGATACCTTCGGGGAATCAAATGTGCTGTTTATCGCCACCTGCACAGTGCTGATTCTGCTGCGCAACGACAAGAAAAAGGGGAAGGAGAGCGCGGAGGAGGAAGAGAAGCGCGACAGCTTCTACGAGCCGAAGAACGACACGATTCTGCAGGGAATTGCTTCTGTGCTGGTGCCCATCATCTTTATTTTCGGCATTTACGTAATTCTGAACGGTCACCTCTCTCCGGGCGGCGGCTTTTCCGGCGGCGCGATCATCGGCGCCGGGCTGATTCTTTATCTGAACGCCTTCGGCTTTAAGAAGACGGAGCGGTTCTTCACGGAGAAAACTTATAAATGGGTGAGCTTTTCTGCACTGACATTTTACTGTCTGGCAAAGAGTTATTCCTTTTTCACCGGCGCAAACCATCTGGAGAGCGGCATTCCGCTGGGCACGCCGGGAGCGATTTTAAGCAGCGGTCTGATTCTGCCGCTCAACATCTGTGTGGGGCTGGTGGTTGCCTGCACGATGTACGCATTCTTTGCACTGTTCCGGAAAGGGGGCTTTTAG
- a CDS encoding sodium:proton antiporter, with the protein MFGSNFVANMGEEIAMILFGIGFANLLLQKNLIKKIIGLNIMDTAVYLFLAEKGYISGRAAPIVVNGVQDVEAYINPIPSGLVLTGIVVSVSVTALMLSLTVRLYRRYHTLDLDEISSRLKKEGL; encoded by the coding sequence ATGTTCGGGTCAAATTTTGTGGCGAATATGGGAGAGGAGATTGCCATGATTCTGTTTGGAATCGGGTTTGCCAATCTGCTGCTCCAGAAAAATCTGATAAAGAAGATTATCGGTCTGAATATCATGGACACGGCGGTGTACCTCTTTCTGGCGGAAAAAGGCTATATCAGCGGAAGAGCGGCGCCAATCGTGGTGAACGGCGTGCAGGATGTGGAGGCGTACATAAACCCGATTCCCAGCGGTCTGGTGCTGACGGGCATTGTGGTTTCTGTTTCCGTCACGGCGCTGATGCTGTCGCTGACGGTGCGGCTGTACAGGCGGTATCACACGCTGGACCTGGATGAGATTTCCTCCAGGCTGAAAAAGGAGGGGCTGTGA
- a CDS encoding complex I subunit 5 family protein, which translates to MSKYWILAAILLPVIGGALTMLLPFKKRSQMMVYLECLMLATSAIVLALVAHGPTEIFEVIYFVHGLSISFKIDGMTMVFGALVAVLWPLAMLYSFEYMEHEGHERVFFTFYSITYGVTLGIAFASDMLSMYFFYELLTLVTVPLVMHTLKREAILASRKYLYYSLGGAAFALLGLVFLLVYGDTVEFVMGGVLNLEKIGDKTNTLLLVYLLAFMGFGVKAAIWPLSSWLPQAGVAPTPVTALLHAVAVVKAGVFAIIRLTYYSFGTEFLRGTWVQAVAMGFAMISIVYGCSRAVKETHIKRRLAYSTVSNLSYIIFGATIMTPWGMTGALAHMVCHAFMKICSFLCAGAFMHQTGKSYIYEMNGMGRKMPVVFGCFTVAALGLMGVPGLAGFISKWNLAGAAVESGNVQAYFGIGCLLISALLTAIYMMSIVIRAFFPGKDFDYATIASAKDPTWKMCLPLVLFAAAVVALGLFSAPLIAFFQDVAAGVY; encoded by the coding sequence ATGAGTAAATACTGGATTTTGGCGGCGATTCTGCTTCCGGTTATCGGCGGCGCGCTGACGATGCTCCTTCCGTTTAAAAAGCGGAGCCAGATGATGGTGTATCTGGAATGCCTTATGCTCGCGACCTCCGCAATCGTGCTTGCGCTGGTGGCGCACGGTCCGACGGAGATTTTTGAGGTCATTTATTTTGTGCACGGGCTGTCCATTTCCTTCAAGATTGACGGTATGACAATGGTATTCGGTGCTCTGGTGGCGGTGCTGTGGCCGCTGGCGATGCTGTATTCCTTTGAGTATATGGAGCATGAGGGGCACGAGAGGGTCTTTTTCACATTTTACAGCATCACATACGGCGTGACGCTCGGCATTGCCTTTGCGTCCGACATGCTCAGTATGTATTTCTTTTACGAGCTGCTGACGCTGGTGACGGTGCCGCTGGTGATGCACACGTTAAAGCGTGAGGCGATTCTGGCAAGCCGCAAATATCTTTACTATTCGCTGGGCGGCGCGGCGTTCGCGCTTCTCGGACTGGTGTTCCTTCTGGTATACGGGGACACGGTGGAATTTGTGATGGGCGGCGTGCTGAATTTAGAGAAAATCGGCGATAAGACAAACACGCTGCTGCTTGTCTATCTGCTGGCGTTTATGGGATTCGGCGTGAAGGCGGCGATCTGGCCGCTTAGCTCCTGGCTGCCGCAGGCGGGCGTTGCGCCCACGCCGGTGACGGCTCTGCTTCATGCTGTTGCCGTTGTAAAGGCGGGTGTGTTCGCCATCATCCGATTGACCTATTACAGCTTCGGCACGGAATTTCTGCGCGGCACCTGGGTGCAGGCGGTGGCGATGGGCTTCGCCATGATATCGATTGTGTACGGCTGCAGCCGTGCCGTCAAAGAGACGCATATCAAGCGGCGGCTTGCTTATTCGACGGTCAGCAATCTGTCCTACATCATTTTCGGCGCCACTATCATGACGCCGTGGGGGATGACGGGCGCGCTGGCGCATATGGTCTGCCATGCCTTCATGAAAATCTGCTCCTTTTTGTGCGCGGGCGCTTTTATGCATCAGACCGGAAAGAGCTATATCTACGAAATGAACGGGATGGGCAGAAAAATGCCGGTGGTCTTTGGCTGCTTTACCGTGGCGGCGCTCGGACTGATGGGCGTGCCGGGACTGGCGGGCTTTATCAGTAAGTGGAATCTGGCGGGGGCAGCGGTGGAGAGCGGCAATGTGCAGGCGTATTTTGGTATCGGCTGCCTGCTGATATCCGCGCTGCTGACGGCAATTTATATGATGTCCATTGTTATCCGGGCGTTTTTCCCCGGAAAGGATTTTGATTATGCGACGATAGCCTCCGCAAAGGACCCGACCTGGAAGATGTGTCTGCCGCTGGTTCTCTTTGCCGCCGCCGTTGTTGCGCTTGGTCTGTTTTCCGCGCCGCTGATTGCCTTTTTCCAGGACGTCGCGGCGGGCGTATATTAG
- a CDS encoding stage V sporulation protein AA, translated as MDTLYLKIDTNVGVHDQRVFLKDIAQISCSSKEIEARVKTMVIPEAVGKQPGRYVKSVMEVITCIQKEFPNLEINNIGVPDFIITYEKPQQPPEILSWLKTAAVCVLCFFGAAFSIMTFNNDVDITGLFAQVYELFTGQTSDGFTVLELSYSVGLGAGIIVFFNHFAGKKLTADPTPLEVQMRTYENDVNDTIIEASRHVPKKERRTTQGSGKGITG; from the coding sequence GTGGATACGCTATATCTGAAAATTGATACAAACGTCGGGGTACACGACCAACGGGTTTTTCTAAAGGACATCGCACAGATATCCTGCAGCAGCAAGGAGATTGAGGCGCGGGTAAAGACGATGGTTATTCCGGAGGCAGTCGGGAAGCAGCCGGGGCGGTATGTGAAATCCGTAATGGAGGTGATCACCTGCATCCAGAAGGAATTTCCGAATCTTGAAATCAACAATATCGGCGTGCCCGATTTTATTATTACCTACGAAAAGCCGCAGCAGCCGCCGGAAATCCTGAGCTGGCTGAAGACGGCGGCGGTCTGTGTGCTGTGCTTTTTTGGAGCTGCCTTCTCCATTATGACGTTCAACAACGACGTGGACATCACCGGTCTGTTTGCCCAGGTGTACGAGCTCTTTACCGGGCAGACTTCGGATGGGTTTACGGTACTGGAGCTGTCGTACTCTGTCGGGCTGGGGGCTGGCATTATTGTATTTTTCAACCACTTTGCCGGTAAAAAGCTGACGGCGGACCCGACGCCGCTGGAGGTGCAGATGCGCACCTATGAAAACGACGTAAACGATACCATTATCGAGGCGAGCCGTCATGTGCCCAAAAAGGAGCGGAGGACGACGCAGGGAAGCGGAAAGGGAATCACGGGATGA
- the spoIIAB gene encoding anti-sigma F factor, translating to MEQTNEMMIEFDSRSCNESFARVAVAAFMTQLNPTLEEVADVKTALSEAVTNAIVHGYENEIKKVTVSCSISGQVLTLTVSDKGVGIADIARAMEPLFTTKPDTERCGMGFAFMEAFMDDVQVKSAVGQGTAVTMKKRIGRIAGEYHD from the coding sequence ATGGAACAGACGAATGAAATGATGATTGAATTTGACAGCCGCTCCTGCAATGAGAGCTTTGCGCGCGTGGCGGTGGCGGCATTTATGACACAGTTAAATCCCACGCTGGAGGAGGTGGCGGATGTAAAGACGGCGCTTTCCGAGGCGGTGACGAACGCCATCGTCCACGGCTACGAAAACGAAATAAAAAAGGTGACAGTCTCGTGCAGCATTTCCGGACAGGTGCTGACGCTCACCGTCTCCGATAAGGGAGTCGGCATCGCCGATATCGCCAGGGCGATGGAGCCGCTGTTTACGACGAAGCCGGATACCGAGCGCTGCGGCATGGGATTTGCCTTTATGGAAGCCTTCATGGACGATGTGCAGGTAAAGTCCGCCGTCGGGCAGGGAACGGCGGTGACGATGAAGAAGCGCATCGGCAGGATCGCGGGCGAATATCATGATTGA